A window of Mucilaginibacter sp. PAMC 26640 contains these coding sequences:
- a CDS encoding competence protein TfoX — protein sequence MASDQNFVDFAIDQIKNAGEITAKKMFGEYGIYADGKIFGLICDNKLFIKPTISGREFIGDVIEAPPYEGAKSSFLIEEKIENSDWLSELVSISLKELPSPKPKKKK from the coding sequence ATGGCTTCCGATCAAAATTTTGTGGACTTTGCTATCGACCAAATCAAAAATGCAGGAGAAATAACCGCTAAAAAAATGTTTGGCGAATATGGCATTTACGCTGACGGAAAAATATTCGGACTGATATGCGACAACAAATTATTTATAAAACCGACCATTTCGGGGCGAGAATTTATTGGTGATGTGATTGAAGCACCACCATACGAAGGCGCAAAATCAAGTTTCCTGATAGAAGAAAAAATTGAAAACAGTGATTGGTTGAGTGAACTAGTCAGCATTTCCCTCAAGGAATTACCATCACCAAAACCGAAAAAGAAAAAATAA
- a CDS encoding SusC/RagA family TonB-linked outer membrane protein, which translates to MIKTLLISIVVFFSFSKIHAQGIMVTGKVTDLETSAILPGVSVQVKGTTAGTMTDAEGRYSISAPSSASILVFSQVGMQAAELTIGTQTTINIQLTASNKQLNEVVVNAIGIETQRDKFASSVSTVKGKSVAQSGEANLLLGLSNKLSGVLITRNGGDPGSGGYIQVRGQNTINGNAQPLFIIDGMPVSNANDNFGAAAANGIVQQSRINDINPEDIESMEVLKGASAAALWGTRAANGVIIIKTKGGRNTNGKLNITYKSTVSFDRANKLPPLQSLYGQGSGGFYNQGNKVSFGDLISSRTGGGDTYINAPGTAGYQGFVAFPDGSQRYAIAPGSAGNPHGGKNATDTYNHYKDIFQTGHFWENNLTLSGGDSKSTFLMSYGNLTQNGITKAFSRYVRNNARINATTKFNSWLRGSANIGYANINSLRNQEGDNVDGLMLGATRTPADFDKRYYTGTYTSTTGEVFQNAHVSYRNPLGKDLGTIYANPIWNLYNNRNSSDVDRITGTLELNVTPATWLNITGRTGIDNFSDDRTERFARNSATFLNGYLSKNLLMENQFNTDVFASAKKTWSDKLKGTLLAGFNYNNRRRSTRSDAITNLIVPTAPDILTNALNSNLIAGNSTSLIRTYAYYLQTDLEALDMFYLTLTGRDESASTFGNKTKSSFFFPSAALAWQLTKLKAFSRLPFLDFAKLRFTWGQVGIQPQPYQNFTVFNPAVYGDTFTRGLASTSALYGGGYSRSLVEGNDYLKPERKTETELGLDLRMFNNRVTFSGTVYTNKTKDAILSLNVPNETGFTVRNTNAAVLSNKGIELDAGADIINHNAFKWNISANFSANRNKVNSLAGATVYTLPDAFLQLASLIPGQPFGVFYSTDFLKDGSGKYVLDKNGFPQPGISNEIVGNPNPKWQGGLGTTLSYKKLSLYVLFSRVAGNAVFNGTRGSLYSIGTHGDQGRTTIAPAGGVRDVNGSLIPAGTSFQGYLTDFGAGPVAINQAWWQGRGSASNTASYKQFVEDGSATRLREVTLTYTLNSTGFQHFTHLFAVDFSLTGRNLALWTKYTGVDPETNVTGAGLSRGQDWFNNPNTRSLLFSIQIRY; encoded by the coding sequence ATGATTAAAACTTTACTAATAAGTATCGTCGTCTTCTTTTCATTCTCAAAGATCCATGCACAAGGCATTATGGTTACCGGAAAGGTTACAGACTTGGAAACAAGTGCAATATTACCAGGTGTTTCGGTCCAGGTAAAAGGAACTACTGCCGGCACTATGACAGATGCTGAGGGACGTTATTCAATAAGTGCTCCGTCCAGCGCAAGCATACTGGTATTTTCACAGGTAGGCATGCAGGCTGCAGAGCTAACTATTGGCACACAAACAACAATAAATATTCAATTAACGGCGAGTAATAAGCAGTTGAATGAAGTGGTTGTTAATGCTATCGGCATTGAAACGCAGCGCGATAAATTTGCCTCGTCTGTTTCTACGGTAAAGGGTAAAAGCGTAGCGCAGAGTGGCGAGGCTAATTTGTTATTAGGCCTGAGCAACAAACTTTCAGGCGTTCTGATAACACGGAACGGCGGCGATCCCGGCTCTGGTGGATATATACAGGTACGCGGCCAAAATACCATCAACGGTAACGCACAGCCGCTATTCATTATAGATGGTATGCCAGTAAGCAACGCAAACGATAATTTTGGCGCCGCAGCGGCAAACGGTATTGTTCAGCAATCACGCATCAATGATATCAATCCTGAAGATATCGAAAGCATGGAAGTGCTAAAGGGTGCTTCGGCCGCTGCCCTGTGGGGTACAAGAGCCGCTAATGGCGTTATCATTATTAAAACCAAAGGCGGCAGAAACACTAATGGGAAATTGAACATTACCTATAAATCTACCGTTTCGTTTGACCGGGCTAATAAATTGCCGCCCTTGCAGTCCCTGTACGGGCAAGGGTCGGGTGGCTTTTATAACCAAGGTAATAAGGTGAGCTTTGGAGATTTAATTTCTTCACGCACCGGTGGTGGTGATACTTACATTAATGCGCCCGGCACAGCAGGCTATCAGGGTTTTGTTGCATTTCCGGATGGATCGCAGCGGTATGCCATCGCACCGGGCAGCGCGGGTAACCCACATGGCGGTAAGAACGCTACGGATACCTATAACCATTATAAAGATATATTTCAAACCGGTCATTTTTGGGAGAACAATTTGACCCTGAGTGGCGGCGACAGCAAATCAACATTTTTGATGAGCTATGGCAACCTTACTCAAAATGGAATTACCAAAGCATTCAGCCGTTATGTGCGCAATAACGCCCGTATTAATGCTACGACTAAATTTAATAGCTGGCTGCGGGGATCAGCTAATATCGGATATGCCAACATCAATTCTCTGCGTAATCAAGAAGGTGACAATGTGGACGGGCTCATGCTGGGCGCTACCCGCACTCCAGCTGATTTTGACAAGCGTTATTATACGGGAACCTATACCAGCACTACCGGCGAAGTGTTCCAAAATGCGCACGTATCCTACCGCAATCCTTTAGGTAAAGATTTGGGAACGATCTACGCAAACCCTATCTGGAATCTGTACAATAACCGCAACAGCAGTGATGTAGACCGCATTACCGGAACACTGGAATTAAATGTCACGCCTGCTACCTGGTTGAATATCACCGGACGAACGGGCATTGATAATTTTAGTGATGACCGTACAGAGCGCTTTGCGCGGAACTCAGCCACTTTTCTAAATGGTTACTTGTCTAAAAACCTGCTGATGGAAAATCAGTTCAATACCGATGTATTTGCAAGTGCCAAAAAGACCTGGAGCGACAAGCTTAAGGGTACACTGCTCGCAGGCTTCAACTATAATAACAGGCGCCGCAGCACACGCTCGGATGCTATTACAAATTTAATTGTGCCTACGGCACCAGATATATTAACCAATGCCCTCAATTCGAATTTGATTGCCGGAAACAGCACGTCGTTGATCAGAACCTATGCCTACTATCTGCAAACAGACCTGGAGGCACTGGACATGTTTTACCTTACGCTTACCGGTCGCGATGAAAGCGCATCTACTTTCGGAAACAAAACCAAAAGTAGCTTCTTTTTCCCATCAGCAGCGCTGGCCTGGCAGTTGACCAAGTTAAAGGCCTTTAGCAGGCTTCCCTTTCTTGACTTTGCAAAGCTGCGTTTTACCTGGGGGCAGGTAGGTATACAGCCCCAACCCTACCAAAACTTTACCGTATTTAACCCTGCGGTATACGGGGATACATTTACCCGCGGCCTGGCATCTACCAGCGCACTTTATGGTGGTGGTTACAGCCGAAGCCTTGTTGAAGGTAACGATTATTTAAAACCGGAGCGTAAAACTGAAACCGAACTGGGCCTTGATCTGCGGATGTTTAATAACCGGGTGACTTTCTCGGGTACGGTGTACACCAATAAAACAAAGGATGCCATCCTATCCCTTAACGTACCCAACGAAACTGGTTTTACCGTTCGGAATACCAACGCCGCGGTTCTATCGAATAAGGGTATTGAGCTGGATGCCGGAGCCGATATTATAAATCATAACGCGTTTAAGTGGAATATATCGGCTAACTTTTCAGCCAACCGCAATAAAGTGAACTCTTTGGCCGGCGCCACGGTGTACACCCTACCCGATGCATTTTTGCAACTGGCTTCTCTCATACCTGGTCAGCCTTTCGGTGTATTTTATTCTACCGATTTCCTCAAGGACGGATCGGGCAAGTATGTTCTGGATAAGAATGGATTTCCGCAGCCGGGTATCAGCAATGAAATTGTGGGGAACCCTAATCCAAAATGGCAGGGCGGTTTGGGTACTACATTGTCCTATAAAAAACTGTCGCTGTATGTACTGTTCAGCCGGGTAGCCGGCAATGCCGTATTTAACGGAACCCGCGGTTCGCTATATAGCATAGGTACGCATGGAGATCAGGGGCGTACAACCATTGCGCCTGCTGGCGGTGTGCGCGATGTAAATGGTAGTTTAATTCCGGCAGGCACCTCTTTCCAAGGCTACCTAACTGATTTTGGTGCCGGTCCGGTAGCCATTAATCAGGCATGGTGGCAGGGCCGTGGCTCAGCCAGCAACACCGCATCTTACAAACAGTTTGTGGAAGATGGCAGCGCCACCCGCCTGCGTGAGGTAACGCTTACCTATACCTTAAACTCAACTGGCTTTCAACATTTCACACACCTTTTTGCTGTAGATTTCAGCCTTACAGGAAGGAACCTGGCGCTATGGACAAAGTATACCGGTGTTGACCCGGAAACCAATGTTACCGGCGCTGGTTTGTCGCGCGGGCAGGATTGGTTCAATAACCCCAACACCCGTTCTTTATTATTCTCGATACAAATCAGATATTAA
- a CDS encoding WYL domain-containing protein, translating to MPVNRNALIRYRTIDQCLQNRFKKWTLDDLIDACSAAIYEYQGIDTGVSRRTVQADMEMMRSNKLGYEAPIIVVNKKYYTYSDKDYSITNSPLNQQDMQVLSEVSGLLKQFKGLNHFTDLNEMVSKLEDKIYSQKTQSTPVIDFEKNDNLKGLEWLEVIRKYIVAKKTMCVTYQSFKAREASTFCFSGYLLKEYRNRWFVLGISHQRYKPLLNLALDRIQAITAHDDDYIENTIIDFSTYYNDVIGVTKTPGQRDVKVVFWVDAKNAPYVITKPLHNTQQLLSEDEKGKIFSIRVIINFELERELLGFGSKLRVLGPKILVKQIKKQLYETLESYKVPEIESPQE from the coding sequence ATGCCTGTTAACCGCAACGCTCTCATCCGTTACCGCACTATTGACCAGTGCCTGCAAAACCGTTTTAAGAAATGGACGCTGGATGATCTGATAGACGCCTGCAGCGCTGCTATTTACGAATACCAGGGGATTGATACGGGTGTAAGCCGCCGTACCGTCCAAGCCGATATGGAGATGATGCGCAGCAATAAGCTGGGGTACGAAGCGCCCATTATTGTGGTTAATAAAAAATATTATACCTATAGCGATAAGGACTACAGCATTACCAACAGTCCGTTAAACCAGCAGGATATGCAGGTGCTGAGCGAAGTTTCGGGCTTATTAAAGCAGTTTAAAGGCTTAAACCACTTTACCGATCTGAACGAGATGGTGAGCAAGCTGGAGGATAAGATCTACAGCCAGAAAACACAAAGCACCCCGGTTATCGACTTTGAGAAGAATGATAACCTAAAGGGTTTGGAGTGGCTGGAAGTGATTCGCAAGTATATCGTAGCTAAGAAAACAATGTGCGTAACGTACCAATCTTTCAAGGCGCGCGAGGCCAGCACTTTTTGTTTTAGCGGATACCTGCTGAAAGAGTACCGAAACCGTTGGTTTGTGTTAGGCATCTCGCACCAGCGGTATAAACCCCTGCTTAACCTGGCGCTGGACAGGATCCAAGCCATCACCGCGCATGATGATGATTATATCGAAAATACAATAATCGATTTTTCCACTTATTATAATGACGTAATCGGGGTAACCAAAACACCCGGCCAGCGTGATGTGAAGGTAGTTTTTTGGGTTGATGCAAAAAATGCACCTTACGTAATCACCAAGCCCTTGCATAACACACAACAGTTATTAAGCGAGGACGAAAAAGGCAAAATATTCAGCATCCGTGTAATTATTAATTTTGAGCTGGAGCGGGAGCTACTTGGATTCGGATCAAAGCTGCGCGTGCTTGGACCAAAGATATTAGTGAAACAGATTAAAAAACAGCTGTACGAAACTTTGGAAAGTTATAAAGTCCCGGAAATAGAAAGTCCGCAGGAATGA
- a CDS encoding cupin has translation MALVGAILGFGGVPSNAVGTSVTNISQLGQPFYLPPLAPLKPGPGGLDIRTWIRSSKTNKQFSCVEAAVAPRQMGPAPHVHAELDELMLVLEGTATVWLNGKAEEIMAGGWHFRPRLIEHTFWNASDKPLRFIDMYFNQNFEDFLEELFHRIIPEMRKNNLTPADPCVAKRTAELDARFGITTYPEKRQPLIARYGLNG, from the coding sequence ATGGCACTTGTAGGCGCTATTTTAGGATTTGGAGGCGTACCCTCGAACGCAGTGGGAACATCAGTCACAAATATATCGCAGTTAGGGCAACCTTTTTATTTACCGCCCCTTGCGCCGTTGAAGCCCGGGCCGGGTGGTCTGGACATTCGCACTTGGATTAGAAGCTCAAAAACCAACAAGCAATTTTCCTGTGTAGAAGCCGCGGTAGCACCACGGCAAATGGGGCCAGCACCTCACGTGCATGCAGAACTTGATGAACTTATGCTGGTACTGGAAGGTACAGCAACAGTTTGGTTAAATGGTAAAGCGGAAGAAATAATGGCCGGAGGCTGGCACTTCCGGCCCCGGTTGATTGAGCATACTTTTTGGAATGCCTCGGATAAACCACTTCGTTTTATTGATATGTATTTTAACCAAAACTTTGAGGATTTTCTTGAAGAACTGTTTCACCGGATCATTCCTGAAATGCGCAAAAATAATTTGACACCGGCTGATCCGTGTGTTGCCAAACGGACGGCCGAGCTTGATGCACGGTTCGGCATAACGACTTACCCTGAAAAAAGACAACCATTAATAGCGCGATACGGGCTCAATGGCTGA
- a CDS encoding AraC family transcriptional regulator: MSTYDYRLPSPSLGEYVRLYQILGCHFPASMAELPIKAYWPRAENSLSFTPRDPERVEYGFNGKLIDTPRSRINSQHLIATNRHVGRNFFVFQVVFQPGALFRLTGIPSYELTNTLIDAEAVFSKEIRLVNERLANTLHHEEMIGVVEGFLHYLVGRSKKVALPIDKVSRYLLKNPNASSLDWLAGQACLSQRQFYRQFLEREGISPKLYGRIARFENAMKIKNAQPKRDWFKIAIDLGYYDYQHLAKDFKEFTCLSPTAFEKFSAKGPERTFGIREV; the protein is encoded by the coding sequence ATGTCAACTTACGATTATCGGCTGCCCAGCCCATCATTAGGTGAATATGTCAGGCTCTACCAGATCCTTGGCTGTCATTTCCCGGCCAGCATGGCCGAGTTGCCCATTAAAGCTTACTGGCCAAGGGCAGAAAACTCCCTGTCATTTACACCGCGTGACCCTGAAAGAGTAGAATATGGATTTAATGGTAAACTGATAGATACGCCACGATCAAGAATTAACAGCCAGCATTTAATCGCAACCAACAGGCACGTAGGACGCAATTTCTTCGTGTTTCAAGTGGTTTTTCAGCCGGGAGCTTTATTTAGGCTTACAGGTATCCCCTCATACGAACTAACTAATACTTTGATAGATGCGGAGGCTGTCTTTTCCAAAGAAATTAGACTTGTGAATGAACGGTTGGCCAACACCTTACATCACGAAGAGATGATCGGTGTTGTAGAAGGCTTTTTACATTACCTGGTCGGCAGGTCGAAGAAAGTCGCATTGCCTATCGATAAAGTGAGTCGGTATTTATTAAAAAACCCCAATGCTTCATCACTGGATTGGCTTGCGGGGCAGGCCTGTTTAAGTCAACGACAGTTCTACCGTCAATTTTTAGAACGGGAAGGTATAAGCCCTAAATTATACGGACGGATAGCGCGGTTTGAAAATGCCATGAAGATTAAAAATGCTCAACCCAAAAGAGACTGGTTCAAAATAGCAATAGACCTTGGTTATTATGACTACCAGCACTTAGCGAAAGATTTTAAGGAGTTTACCTGTTTAAGCCCCACAGCATTTGAAAAGTTTAGTGCCAAGGGGCCGGAAAGAACTTTTGGTATTAGAGAAGTTTGA
- a CDS encoding competence protein TfoX, giving the protein MASDQNFVDFVIDQIKNAGEITAKKMFGEYGIYADGKIFGLICDNKLFIKPTISGREFIGDVIEAPPYEGAKSSFLIEEKIENSDWLSELVSISLNELPSPKPKKKK; this is encoded by the coding sequence ATGGCTTCCGATCAAAATTTTGTGGACTTTGTTATCGACCAAATCAAAAATGCAGGAGAAATAACCGCTAAAAAAATGTTTGGCGAATATGGCATTTACGCTGACGGAAAAATATTCGGACTGATATGCGACAACAAATTATTTATAAAACCGACCATTTCGGGGCGAGAATTTATTGGTGATGTGATTGAAGCACCACCATACGAAGGAGCAAAATCAAGTTTCCTGATAGAAGAAAAAATTGAAAATAGCGATTGGTTAAGTGAACTAGTCAGCATTTCCCTCAACGAATTACCTTCACCAAAACCCAAAAAGAAAAAATAA
- a CDS encoding RNA-splicing ligase RtcB → MRKENITKTLPLQGAGGLKIGNNELKALGINDVEILVNFGRVASGLLKHGVMPKAEILANLEALIDDPMPYALKKGGKFKNLADDVIALRKEGKFVKQERNNFKLKEEIAEFPVWGLQNIEVGALAQMRTAIQLPIAVAGALMPDAHQGYGLPIGGVLATTANTIIPFAVGVDIACRMCLSIFDLPAEAIDTETDKLKNMLVDNTYFGMGCTTKSYFDSSLFDSKTWNETKVIRSLKDKAYAQLGTSGTGNHFVEWGELTIAEGALENIPAGKYLALLSHSGSRGFGGTVADHYSKIAMTKTKLPAEAKHLAWLDLDKDEGQEYWIAMNLAGEYASANHHEIHNKIARALGVKPMSRIENHHNFAWKEQLADGTEVMVHRKGATPAGEGVLGIIPGSMSTPGFLVRGKGDASSINSASHGAGRAMSRSAAFKRLDKAAIAANLIDKRITLMGSDMDEAPMAYKDIHTVMAAQHDLVEVLAKFEPRIVRMADARERPED, encoded by the coding sequence ATGAGAAAAGAAAATATCACCAAAACACTCCCCCTTCAGGGGGCCGGGGGGCTTAAAATAGGCAACAACGAGTTAAAGGCATTAGGTATTAACGATGTGGAGATACTGGTGAACTTTGGCCGGGTGGCCAGCGGTTTACTTAAACACGGCGTAATGCCGAAGGCTGAAATACTCGCTAACCTGGAAGCCCTGATAGACGACCCGATGCCCTACGCCCTGAAGAAAGGCGGCAAGTTTAAAAACCTGGCCGATGACGTGATTGCCTTGCGTAAGGAAGGCAAGTTTGTAAAGCAGGAACGCAACAACTTTAAGCTGAAAGAGGAGATTGCCGAGTTCCCGGTGTGGGGACTGCAAAACATTGAGGTGGGTGCCTTAGCGCAAATGCGTACCGCCATACAGTTGCCTATTGCCGTGGCAGGGGCTTTGATGCCCGATGCCCACCAGGGCTACGGCCTGCCTATTGGCGGCGTGCTGGCTACCACGGCCAATACCATTATCCCCTTTGCTGTGGGTGTGGATATTGCCTGCCGGATGTGTTTGAGCATATTCGATCTGCCTGCCGAAGCCATCGATACCGAAACGGACAAGCTGAAGAATATGCTGGTGGATAACACCTACTTCGGGATGGGGTGTACCACCAAATCTTACTTTGACAGTTCCTTGTTCGATAGCAAAACATGGAACGAAACCAAAGTGATCCGTTCTTTAAAAGATAAGGCTTATGCGCAGTTGGGTACCAGCGGTACCGGTAACCACTTTGTGGAATGGGGCGAATTAACTATAGCCGAAGGTGCGTTGGAAAACATCCCTGCCGGCAAATACCTGGCACTCCTCTCCCATTCCGGCTCCCGTGGGTTTGGCGGTACCGTGGCCGACCATTACAGCAAAATTGCCATGACCAAAACCAAGCTCCCTGCCGAAGCCAAACATTTGGCCTGGTTAGATCTGGATAAGGACGAAGGACAGGAATACTGGATAGCCATGAACCTGGCCGGCGAATATGCCAGCGCCAACCACCACGAGATCCATAACAAAATTGCCCGCGCCCTGGGTGTAAAGCCGATGAGCAGGATTGAGAACCACCACAACTTTGCCTGGAAAGAGCAACTGGCCGATGGTACCGAAGTAATGGTACACCGTAAAGGCGCAACCCCGGCCGGCGAAGGTGTATTAGGCATTATCCCCGGCAGCATGAGCACGCCAGGCTTTTTAGTCCGCGGCAAAGGCGACGCTTCTTCTATCAATTCTGCGAGCCACGGTGCAGGCAGGGCCATGAGCCGAAGCGCAGCGTTTAAGAGGCTGGACAAAGCCGCTATTGCTGCCAATTTAATTGATAAACGCATCACCCTGATGGGCAGCGACATGGACGAAGCGCCAATGGCTTACAAGGATATCCACACCGTAATGGCAGCACAGCACGATTTGGTAGAAGTACTGGCTAAGTTTGAGCCGAGGATTGTAAGGATGGCGGATGCGAGGGAAAGGCCGGAGGATTGA